Within the Phycodurus eques isolate BA_2022a chromosome 15, UOR_Pequ_1.1, whole genome shotgun sequence genome, the region tgaaattaaaaataagtgtaaaatcaaagaaagaaactaaaaacatattttaaaataaaaataaataaaacttagtTAATactgcatctaaaaaaaataaacactcatgTAGGGCACAGTATTGTTTATTAATGCAGGAATCATAAAGTGTAACAAATCAATCATATGTgcgtgattattattataatcatattttgaatattttaataGCTAATATGATTTGTCACACTCTGTTGTCGTGGTCCTTAAGTGGCTTCCTCTCTCAGCAAAAtctgaaatgaaaacaacaaaaacaatgattgaTTTTCCTTTGACTTGTGACATTTAATGGGGGGGGAAAGTCCTCACCGGAGCGGTTTCGGCGTCAGTGTTGGCCTCAGGACGTCGCCAGTCGGCTTTTGACAGAATTCCGAGCACGAGAACACTGAACGCCACGGTCAGGATGCCCAGTGTGTTGGCAAACAGCGCCTCCGCAGGCAGCGAGCTATAAGCGTCCGCCGACACACCGTCGCTAACGCACACGTGAGAAAGCATAAAACAGAGTGACTTCAAATATGATATCAGTCACATcatacgacacacacacacacacacacacacacacacacacacacacaaagtccaCCAGCTAGcaaataatttgttaaaaaaaaaaagctgtggaGAGCTTCTTCACAAAGTGTTAAAGGCTAAATGAGttactgagaactagagtgggctcAGTCCATTTTAAAGTTGAAGTCATAGATGAATAGAGAAAAGGCCTCGCTTTCAGATGAGTAGTTATAAAGCAAGTTTAACTCCAAGTTTGACATATAGGGGGCAGTCCGTTATTGCACTTTACGCATTTTGAGCGAGTGTGCCAGTGCTTCTGCATGTTAGTATCAGTGTTATTGatcatctttcatgaaatattgacagATGTGTGGATTTCGACCACTATTGCGCTAGTGGTAACCGTTGCGCGGCCGCCATAAAAGTCTTGAATCGTGCAAAAATGACAGAAATTGGGTTAGGCCTCTGTCGTTGTCATTGACTCAGATGATTTCTCTTTCATTGATTTCCTataggggtaaaaaaaaaaaaaatatatatatatatatatatatatatatatgttgaaaGCCTTACAGTGCAAAGGAGAGCTGTTCGTTGATTCCGCTGACGCAGGCGGCCAGGGTGAGCATCAGCACTGCTTTTCCCGTCCACACGTGGATCCCCTTCAGGGCGTGGCCTAATTGCGGCGCAGAACACGGCAGCAAGAAGCCGACCAGGCCCAGGAACCACTGCGGATTGAAGGAAGCCATATTACTATGCATATTTATGCAGACGGAAATTCTATTCCATTACCAAGCGGCTGAAATACACTTGTTAATTTGGTGAAGCAATATAAATCGTGTTCCTCTGCTTTGGTGGGTGATGGGGACCGGGCTCCGCGAAAATCCGCAagaacagtggtgccttgagatggaGTTGAATtcttccgtgaccacactcaaATCTTGCGTCTCAAATAATATTTGCCCATTGAAATggatagaaatgccattaatccattcttgccacacccacaaaaaaaaaaacccgcaaatattttgcactgtttttttaaatacgtaaAATAGAACTAAAACATATAGCgaaaacaattaaatagaatgtaaagaattaaacagtttgtcgTGATcgtgattaattcattgcggctccttctggtgtgtgagACTTTGCCACCGGGGGCAACATAATACAGTCGTGCAggcacaaacgaagaagagtttcaccaATACTCTAAAAGTCCCTCAATAAACTGCAGTTATTCTTCGctgaggatgaagaatatatatCCCTATAAGCATTGTTATATAGTCTTTGTACATGTACATTGTTTCAACTCATAAGTCAACTTTTTGCTCacaactcaaagcaaaaaaaataaaatcaactgaGAATTGGCtcataacttgaaaaactcataaattgGGGCATTCGCAagccaaggtaccactgcattaGTATCCAAATATTCTCAAGTCAAATCGTTATTTCAGCGCCTGCTTACCTGCCACGCAAACGTCACCACGGCAGACATTCCCACCCAGCTGTGGAGGGAGTACATTGAGGGGATCTTCAGGCTGCGGTGCACGACGAAGGCAACATGCAAGCCAACGGCGGCGAGCAGCAGGGCGGCCAGCATCAGTCCCGCGTGGACCAGCTTCCATCCGCGCTTCTTCTGAGACCACCCCCAAGGCACACGGAACAGGAGGGCAGCTGCCGAGGATCCGGGGGAAGACgacatttaagtacagttcagttgtattgaacttttcactttaaaatggagtatatttgcatttcatctttaaggTGAAATAATACATGCCATTTTCCTCATCTAAATGATCGACGATGACTTTTAACGTCTTTTCGTTTTTGTCCCTCAACGCACAGGCAACCCTGTTACAAAAACCTTTTTTACCcatctggaggaaaaaaaaaaaaagtgagctacaTGACTCAGCAGATATGACATCATCACGCTCATTGCTCTTCTCACCCTCTCCAATGCAACCCTATCAGAAAAAGTTCTGTTGTTCAAAACTGTTGGTGCCTAAACTGTCCTCCTAATCTGGAATTGTCGCTCTGCATCAACTATAAATCCTCCAAACTGGACGGTCGTGACTCACCGAGGCCGTAGAGGACCAACAGTCCGCTGATCATGAGGACGGGATGCCAGTTGAACTGGGCCTCAGTTCCATCCCAGGCGAATCCTCCGCGCCAACGCCAGTTCCAGAAGACGACCAAGACCACGCACAGGAGGCCCAATGTCACGCACAGACATGTAGACATGTAGAAATAAAAACGCGCTCCCATTGAAAAGTGTCCACTCGGCTACCTCCTCGCTCAGACTCTACAATTATGGAGCAGCCAAAGGATTGGCTTGGGTTCACTCACGTCAAACGGAAGACGTGATAGGAGGTCAGGAGGGAGGATGCCATCGCATCATCGTCTCCATTTCCTGATTGATTTTACACTTTTTAACAACGGGCTGAGCATCCAGAAAATTGATAAGGTATTTTGCATGCTAGCTCAAAGCAAGAAAATTAGTTAACATGctactgttttattgtttatgcCCTCCAAATTAGCTATGTGTTTACATCCTCTAAAAATTAGCAACCATGCTAAGGTATTTCACGTGTCTTTATGTCCTCTTAAGATGCATGCTAGCTCATGGCAAGAAAAttagctaacatgctaatgttTTACTGTGTTTATTGTTTATGCCCTCCAAAATTAACTGTTTACATCCTCTAAAGACACAGGATAGCTTGCAGCATGCAAATTAGAAAACATgctaatgtttgtttgtgtgtgtttatgcctTCTGAAGTCATGCATTAGCTAATTGAGAGCAAATCACTGTATCTACTAGTAACAATACATGGTCGCACTTAGCGAGCCAATAAGCTATGATGctaatgttttttcttcttcttgtgaaGCCCTCTAAAAACACACGCTAGCTCATAGTGCCCAAATTAGCTTTCAtgctaatgtatttatttttttgtctctagCAACACGCTGGTTTCATAGCGAGCAAATAACAAAGCATGctcatgtttttctgtgtgtctACGACCTGTAAGTACATGCTAACTTACGGAGTGCATATTAGTCGCCATGCTATTTTTTATGTCTCTAAAGACACAGTCTAGTTCATAGCGAACAAATTAGCTACcatgctaatgtttttttttttttaatgtgtttaagcCCTTTCTAAAGATGCAAACAAGGTCATATTTTGGGGTCTCTAAAAACACATGCTAGCTTATAGCGTGCAAATGAACTCccatggaaatgtatttttttttctccaaagacACACACTATCTTATAGTAAATATCatgtttaagttttttttcatgtgtttatGCCCTCTAAAGATGTACGCTAGGgcatagagaaaaaaaatgtgcaaccaTGCTATGTTTTTTGAAGACATTTCTAGCTGGCTCCAGACGCTTTTCTCCAccaccatcaaacaaatttCTTGAGCTAATGGGTTAACTAGCCTCGCCGTTTCCCCGAAACAAAGAGACACGAGGCTGCTTGTCATCCGACTTCTCCGGTGGGAATGGGAGCAAAGTTCCCACAGCGcaacaaattttttttccacggcTTTTGGGCCGCCTGGACAATTACGGCCTTTGACCACAAAAACAGCAGGAGAAAAGCTTGTCATCTTTTTATGACGCTTTTATAAGAACTAATCTGTTCAGGTACAAATCTTAGAAAGTGGTAAACACCATCGGTAAACCAAATACATAAatggggggagaaaaataattgaagcccccaaaaagtcaatttagttGCTGGACTGAAactaataataatcagaattaTTAAAGCCCATGAAAAGTTGATTTACTTacagaataattaaaatgtattgcatacaaatacaaaataccaATGTAATATAACAGTCGTTTATTGTAACAGAATTGATCATTCAAATAATCCAAAAGGTGAATCTCTGtacaaaatatttattccaaATGTACATAAAAAACATCCTTCTcataacttataattttatttctTCCACCAACGGAACATGGACATCAATTAATTTCCTCTGCTTCTCTCCTACGGTCTATAAAGTGATACGGATATGACAACTAGTTCACATGACGacgaatgtcacgtgaccaggCCTTGCAATTGAAGCAGGATGAATTTGTCTGTCAACCACTGGATGGCAGCGCCAGCACTGAGCATCACGATACAGtagaacacacgcacactgtcTCACACAAGTACAAACACGCACATGCATcgtcacacgcgcacacaaaaataaaaaaataaaaaaaagaagcggGGCAAAACattgaaagttgagcttttaaaaaaagcaaaaaaacagacaaacaaaaaaagccttaCATTCCGAAAAAAAGGGGTTCCTTCATGAAAGCGAAGCGGGACAAAAGGTTCCGTACCTGCCGCCCAAGTTGCCAGTCCTTTTTGCGTGAACTGAATTCTGCCCAACAAGAACCGGCTGGGAAATTATGTTTCATTGGCACATTGGTACATACCATGAATTCTGCCTAAAGTAACAAGCACGAGGGGtgggacatacagtatatcatagtGTTCTTTTTTACAGTATGGATACGCAAGCGGTAATTATCCATAGTTATAActtcggggaaaaaaaatgtcctgtgTATGCTGGAATTGAAATGCAACTATAGCGTTTTGAGAAAGCGTGGCAATGCTGCGAGGGTATAAATAAGCATGGtgataaaaatgacaataaataaaaatgtataaggGACAAAAGTTCACACAGCCGCCAGAGTCGTAAATTCGTgaccactacagccatttgTCAGGTACAAATGTATGACTTCATTTTAGCGTAGCATTGCTTTAATGAACAGACACCCCGCAATGTTTTttgaagaaaggaaaaaaaacaatatttgtcatAACCAGTAGCGTGACTACATTATGTCAGTAGGGGGCAGTTCAGTAAGTTTAGTTGAGTAGTACAAGTAggtcagttttttcttttttttttttcattttaaagaaaaaagttgtcTTCGCACATTTGATGGAAATggtctaaaataataatatattcttGTTAGaagaaattcacaaaaaaattgtaatgttacaaaataGTGGGTGTTTCTTCAGATTAAGGTGCTCAATCTTACAAGAACAAATAGTGtccgtgttttttttatatagaacACGTAATCTTAAAAGCATAAAGTTGTATTcttattagaattttttttttttttttttttaaagaaaaccatTTGTGTCGTcattttatgagaacagtttacATTTTGGATAGGAAAATCGTAATCGtaggagaataaagtcacattttctgTAGAAAATAGTCGTCACCTTatgagagcattttttttttaaataaaaattgtaatcttacaatagtaatttttttttagaaaagtcAATTGTATGAGAACAATCAAATTTTATAATCTTGCTAGAAGAAAAAAGTAATCTGAAGCGAATAGTCGTAATTTTCttagaaaaaataattttacgaGACCAAAATCATAGTTTTTTCTTAATCCTGTAAGAAAAAtcagatgttaaaaaaaacaaaaataaaaaaataaaataaaataaaaaataaaataaaataaaaaaacaatccgACAAGTAGAATTTTGTTTGTGGAAAAGCTTATGCCATCACTGggcatgaaatatatatatttttaaatatattttgatgaaaaaaaaaataaaaattaacctAACAACTAGCATGACAAAATTTTTAGTGGGAGGCAGTGCAAAGAcgaggggagaaaaaacaaaaaatcatcgTGGCAAACAAACAGCTAACATGACGACATTGAGCCAGTGGCAGAGATGGCGCGTTAGCGACGTCGCAAACGCCAGACCAGTGTATGTGTTCGCCAGCATGTGGAGCTGAGTATGTGCAGagtcctttctttctccatgctactactacttctgttttttttttttacctccaagCAGCTCCACTtacccctttaaaaaaaaaaaaaaaaaaaaaaaaaaaaaaaaaaaaaaaaaaaaaaaaaagcatcgcTTGGAAGAAAAACTACTGGCTCTTGATAAGAGGAGGCAAGTCAAAAGAGGAGACGACGGCGGGGTCCCTCAGGGAGCGCGTTCATGCTTGTAGTAACCTCGCCTAAGCGCCTCGGAGGCGATGCTCTCGGCCGAGCGTCGCTGGTCCAGGTCCAGAAGGGCCTGCAGCAGGTGGTTGATGTCGGCTTTCAGGCCCTGCCGCTGCATCCAGTTCTTGAGCAGCTCGTAGACTTTGTCGCCGGCCGCGCCGCTCTCCGCCAGGCGGATGTGGTTGTCGCTCACCCCGATCATGCGGAAGAACTTGTTGTGGATCCGCACATCCAGATATTTGTCGAAGAGGTCGAAGCTCTTCTTCAGCGACTTCTCAGACTCTACAACAGACGCAAAAGTTACATTATTAGTCCACTTTGGTTCACTTCACAACGGAATGGGACGGCGATAGGTACGTCTGTCTTGAGCGTTATAAAGGTAACAATTACAGTCAAGGCGGCTTTCTTACCTTGCAGCGGCAGCAGGCGGTGTTGCAGAGGATCCTCCTGAGGATAGACGAGACAAGGTGAAGTGGACGACCacagggaaacaaaaacaaacaaacaaaaaaatttttttccagGCGACACGCACCATGGCGGTGTCGCTTATCCTGCAGGTGGCGGGGCTCTGCTGGGGGCTGTCCCCGGACGAGGCGACGGTGGGCAGCGCCGACAGGCTGGTCTGCGACGAGCTGGTGGTGTTGGGCAGGCTGTCCCCCAGCCCGCGGTCCTCGTCCTCCAGGGGCGGCGACGCCTTGTTGTTGGTCACGCCCGCCTGCGTCTCCTGCAGCAGCGGACGCGATTCCGGACGAGAGTCGTCGCCCTCCAGGCCGGCGTTACGACTGTTCTGGCACTCCTCCGCCGTGGGGGCGCTCTCGtcctgacaaaaaacaaaacaaacaaaaacatttagattGAGTCGACGGTCATTTAAGTCAGCTGAGCGTCGTTTGGACCATCTGACGTTGTTTGTGGCTAGCTTTTAGCAGGAATTCGTCACATGCTTACCACATTTACAGTGGTACGTCAATTTACAAGTTTAATCTGTTTCTTATCTACGCTTGTCACTCAGTTTACTTGTAGTGGATATTACTACTAAGTATACACACCCATGTTTACATGCCAGGCTTTTGtttgagagagaaaatgaaACCATGCTAAATaatttctaaactttttttttttttttgtagcatgaCTGTGACCTTTAATCTGTACAATTCAATTGAAGAAAATCATCTTTAAGTAAAACGAAACAACTAAGgtaatgtggttgcaaaagtgtgcacaccctcattaAATGGCCACCTttcaaagtgcctctgattaactccaaatgaacttcagatgttctagtaagGTTTTCATGACAATTTTCTGCTTTGTAACTGAAGCCTGAAGTTTTTGTGCTAACACGGACTTCTATTTGGAACAGACTACCTTGAATAAGGCCCCAGTTTCAAGCTGAAGAAcagcctggcatttgaacaggggtctCTCGACTTTTCATATCCATTATAGAGCAAAACAATTTCCCCcattaaaacaaatggaaattccattaattaGTTCTAATTTGTAcaataatgattatttttttttttgggggggggggataaagtcactattttttaaaactgacaacattatgagaataaagttgttttttttttagagattttttttccctggagGTCGAGGATCGagttgtattttctgtcaagAAAAAAGTTATTCTTTGGCAATATTTGGGGAAaggtttttatgtattttgggaaaatgtaaaattctttggggagaaaaaaagtgttaacCTTCCAAGAATAAAGCggttaaatgtattttcaacgTTTATTTCCTGACTGGCTGCGCACTTTAGCTACCCTACCCCCATGTAAAGCTGCCAGTAAGGAACAGCTATTTTGATACCTTAAACCAGGGTTTCTCAAACGCTTTGGGTCCCGTGACCCCTAACAGAATACAAAACTATAAACTACTTATGTAAAGTGTTACTGTACCGTAGTacttgtgtgttggatgtgtgcctttaagtgGGCGGGGCCGAGTGAGTGAAATCAGGAGCTGGAGGCGGGTTGGCTGGTTAGTCTACATGTGTGTATTTGTTGAAGTTGTATACTAATATTGTATTCAAATTTTAAAGTGACCTCTACAATTGTAGACATTGTGTTTAAATaacgttaaaaaataaatagtctgCATGTGCCCCAGACGCTAACACGCAGGCTAGCTGGCCAACCCGACTCCACCTCCTGACgtccccaacctttattgagccaagacacatattttacattagtaAAATATCTGACGGCATACCAATGaacaaaaagtggaaatgcagattaattatgtaccttctgccatctagtgaaaGAGCAATTATTTGCTCTCTGTCACGATATGTTGCAggcacagatacattattttcagaccaattattATTGAGCCAGGAAAACGCCTGTAATACAGTGCGTTGGTTTTAAGACTCACGATCGGAATTTTGATGATTTCGCCGGTGTCGCAGTGACTCTTGGCACCTGTCAAAAGCAGATAAACGGCGGCGGTTAGTAAAGTGCAGACACCGTCGCTAAGCGAATGCGGCCGGCCGGGCTGCACACTCACACGTTCCGTCGAAGGAGCAGCGCTTGATGGCGAACCGCCACGTGGCGAATCCCGCGGCCGCGAcgacgaggaggaagaggcaGCTCACCACGGGGACCACTGAAACACGCGAGGCTAGTCAGCCAtggagaaacaaaacaaaacaaaaaacaaggaaaaacgCAGAGAGGCGGCATTACCGATGTCTGCCGGCGAGGCGGGCGTGGCCGGTATTCGGGCCGGTGGCGTCTGGGTGGGAGACGGGCCTCGCTTTTGGCACACCGTGTTGGAAAAGTGCGTGCACTTCTTTACCTCCTCCTCGCCCGCTTTACACCTGAGCAGTCAATCAATCGCCCAACCGGTCACCATCGATGCGCCACATTGCTACGTTGGGATTGGTTGAGTTATTATATTTTTGAGACTCACTTGGCGCAGCGTTTGCAGACCTCGCAGGCCTGATCAGGCACGCAGAAGGTTCCGGATCGGCACTGACACCTGGTGTCTGACGTGGTGGTGCAGGACGCCGTCTCCATCTCGTCTGcgagtcacacacacatttgttcaaAATCAACAGAGCACACGTGGAAgtttcaaaacacacaaattcatttttgtcaaatatactgtacatggagcattttttttgtattttgtcatcTAATAGGTATTTTCGTGTTGTatgttttgtatatttgttttcttttgtagtTTTATAGCATTCTGCAGTTCCGTAAaatactttcatttttttctaatgtttgcattttccatCTAATATTGCATTTAATTTCCTAAGGGGTTAAAAAGGTATGGAACATATAAGGATGTAATAATAGTAGTCACAGtactcatttgttttcatttcaagtgCAAAAGCGTGACATTTGAATAAGAGTTAAATATTTCTATACTTTGTCAATTTgtctgattttttgttttttcatctgaTATTCATGTGTTTTCTTATGATTAGTATTTCAAGCTCGTGTtctcttttatatttttttgtttttgtactcatTCCTGTTCTAATAATCTTTTTCTCCAATATTTCAGAATTATattgtaatactgtattttttttctgtttttgtcatgaaacctttttcataacgtttttgtatttttttcaaatatttgttttattcctgttgtaatattaaaattttccttatgtttgaaatgtttttgtttaatatttcatatttatttataatattggGGTACTGTACtctaatattttgtaatttttgttcaGGTcataacatttgtgtttttgtttcctcataATTTCAAATTTCTTTTGTCAAGAATTTCTGAAAAATGTCCCCTAGTATTTTTCAACCTTAT harbors:
- the LOC133413978 gene encoding lysosomal membrane ascorbate-dependent ferrireductase CYB561A3-like, producing MGARFYFYMSTCLCVTLGLLCVVLVVFWNWRWRGGFAWDGTEAQFNWHPVLMISGLLVLYGLAALLFRVPWGWSQKKRGWKLVHAGLMLAALLLAAVGLHVAFVVHRSLKIPSMYSLHSWVGMSAVVTFAWQWFLGLVGFLLPCSAPQLGHALKGIHVWTGKAVLMLTLAACVSGINEQLSFALDGVSADAYSSLPAEALFANTLGILTVAFSVLVLGILSKADWRRPEANTDAETAPILLREEAT
- the tnfrsfa gene encoding tumor necrosis factor receptor superfamily, member a — its product is MNTGPAVGKFCMLLATLLLLASSPCRAAKQPPAAQWSAATEGDFRNGTLLRRHRTCVENQQYHYQGLCCLNCQAGTFVQKECEHDHQQGVCAPCEHGLTYTEHSNGMYRCLHCTHCRQDEMETASCTTTSDTRCQCRSGTFCVPDQACEVCKRCAKCKAGEEEVKKCTHFSNTVCQKRGPSPTQTPPARIPATPASPADIVVPVVSCLFLLVVAAAGFATWRFAIKRCSFDGTCAKSHCDTGEIIKIPIDESAPTAEECQNSRNAGLEGDDSRPESRPLLQETQAGVTNNKASPPLEDEDRGLGDSLPNTTSSSQTSLSALPTVASSGDSPQQSPATCRISDTAMEDPLQHRLLPLQESEKSLKKSFDLFDKYLDVRIHNKFFRMIGVSDNHIRLAESGAAGDKVYELLKNWMQRQGLKADINHLLQALLDLDQRRSAESIASEALRRGYYKHERAP